In Flavobacteriales bacterium, one genomic interval encodes:
- a CDS encoding LysM peptidoglycan-binding domain-containing protein, translating to MSAKDAHQIKLRNRIKSIIALKDDTPLSVSNSLGMNLWQVYKYNDMKKGADFISGQIIYLQPKKNRGSVDYHVVRKGDNMYNISQFYGVKLERLIKLNSSDKIGKRGEKRIYLRKALFENIIITESEK from the coding sequence ATGAGTGCAAAAGACGCTCACCAAATAAAGCTTAGAAATAGAATAAAGTCCATTATTGCTTTAAAAGACGACACGCCATTAAGTGTGTCGAATTCATTGGGGATGAATCTTTGGCAGGTTTATAAGTATAATGACATGAAGAAGGGTGCAGATTTTATTTCAGGTCAGATAATATATTTACAGCCCAAAAAAAACAGAGGTTCTGTCGATTACCATGTAGTGCGTAAAGGAGATAATATGTATAATATCTCTCAGTTTTATGGTGTTAAATTAGAGCGTCTAATTAAATTGAACTCTTCGGATAAAATTGGTAAGAGGGGGGAGAAAAGGATTTATCTACGGAAGGCTTTATTTGAGAATATTATAATTACTGAATCCGAAAAGTGA